CTCGATGCCCTCGAGACTGTCGGCGGTGCAGAGGCTCGCTCGCTGGTGAGCCGCCGTGAGGACCAGAAGATCATGGACATCGTCTGCTCCTGGCCCGGGGAATTCGACGTCGAACGAACTCTGTCGCTCGGCTTCCGTCCGGACAGCAGCTTCGAGGCTGCCGTCCGGCAATTCCATGAGGAGTTCGTCGCCTGAGGCGATTTCGCTCGCACACCTGATTCAGTGTCAAGGAGGACACCATGAATGAGCTCGGAACGTCCGAGGTAGGGGCCCTCGTCGGCCTCGCAGCAGCAGTGGCGCTGCTGATCTTCTTCGTCGTCAAAACGAAGATCCACGCGATCCTCGCACTGATCATCGCCGCCTCGATCGCCGGCATGGCTGCGGGCATGGCTCCCGACGCCGTCATCGAGACCATCACCGCCGGATTCGGCTCCACCCTGGGCACCATCGGTCTGGTGATCGGTCTGGGTGTGATGATGGGGCGCATCCTCGAGGTCTCCGGAGCTGCGGAGAAGCTCGCCTACACCCTGATCCGCTGGATCGGGAAGAAGAAGGAGGAATGGGCTCTCTCCGTGGCGGGCTTCATCATCTCCATCCCGATCTTCGTCGACTCCGCCTATGTGATCCTTCAGCCGCTGGTCAGGTCCCTGGCCCACACCACCGGGCGCTCCATCCTCACCCTCGGCATCGCCCTGGCCGGCGGCCTGATCGTCACCCACCACGCTGTTCCCCCGACTCCCGGCCCGCTCGGCGCCGCAGGGATCTTCGGGGTCGGCATCGGCGAGATGATCATCTGGGGCGTGGTGCTCACCATCCCCGCCATGCTCCTGGTGACCATCTACGCGAAGGTGATGGGCCCACGGATTGAGGCCATGATCGAACGTGACACCGGCGAGACGCTCAGCCCTGCCGAGGCCTTCGAAGAGTTCCAGCAGCGCGCCGATGAGCGCGAGCAGGAGCTTCCCAGCCTCTTCATCTCCATCCTGCCGATACTGCTGCCGATCGTGCTGATCTTCATCAACACCTTCTCCACCAACCTCACCGATGCCGGGGTGCTGGACCTGCCCGAGGGCGTGGTCTCTGTTGCAGGATTCATCGGGAACCCGGTCATCGCCCTGCTCTTCGGCGTGCTGGCCGCCGTCTACGGCCTGACCCGCAACCAGAGCCGCCAGGGCACCATTGCCGATATGGAGAAAGGCGTCCAGGCTGCCGGCATCATCCTGCTGGTCACCGGCGCCGGTGGTGCGCTCGGCGAGGTGCTGCGTGAGTCCGGTTCGGCAGAGGCCATCGGCGAGGCTGTGGCGAGCCTGCCGCTGCCCACCATCCTGATACCCTTCATCATTGCCACTGTGGTGCGCATCATCCAGGGCTCCGGCACTGTCGCCATCATCACCTCGGCCTCGATCTCCGCACCCATTCTGGCTCAGGTCCCGGATGTGAACATGGTGCTGGCCGCTCAGGCGGCCTCGTTGGGCGCACTGTTCTTCGGCTACTTCAACGACAGCTTCTTCTGGGTGGTCAACCGTATGCTCGGCGTGAAGAACGCCAAGCACCAGATGCTGGTGTGGTCCGTCCCCACCACCATCGCCTGGGCCGCCACAATGGTGATGCTGCTCATCGCCAGCTTCATCTTCTGAGAGGGGAACCTTGACCGAACAGCACCTGCGACAGCAGATCGTCGAGCTGGCCGCCAGCCTCTTCGAGCGGGGCTTCTCCGTGGGGAGCGCCGGCAATGTCAGTGTGCGCACTGAGGCCGGCTACCTGATGACGCCCACCAACTCCTCGCTTGGGCGATTGGAGCCGGACCGACTCTCCGTGCTGAGTCAGGGCTGGGACCATATTGCGGGTCCCAAACCCTCCAAGGAGGTGGTGATGCACCAGGCAATGTACCAGGCCCGCCCCGAGGCCCAGGCGATCGTTCATCTGCACTCCACCTATGTGACGGCTTACAGCTGCTTGCGAACCGAAGAAGGCATCCCGCCCCTCACTCCCTACTTCGTCATGCGCCTGGGCCAGGAAGTCCCTACCGTCCCCTATTACAAGCCAGGTGCCGCCGAGATGCTTGAGGACATTCTCGCCGCAGGCCAGCGGAGCCCCGGCGTGATCCTCTCCAATCACGGCTCGATCGTGGCAGGCTCAAGCCTGGAGGATGCGGTCAACGCGGCAGAGGAGCTGGAGGTCTCCGCTCAGCTGGCATTCCTGCTGGAGGGACGGCCCACTCGCCCCCTGACGCAGGAGCAGGTCCAGAACCTTCTGGGATGAAGGGCGCATAGACCCCGAGAAGAACCCTGGCAATCGCCTCCGCACCCGTTGCTTCAAACGGCTTAGGCGCGAGAGGTAGGGTGGCGGGATATGCAGTCAAGTGGGGGAGGTCCTATGTCCGGCGCTGATGAACTCGGCGGCCCGTTCGCCAGGCGGTTCGTCGCCATCGGGGACTCCTTCACCGAAGGAGTCGGGGACATCGACCCCTCGAGCCCGAATGGGGTGCGTGGCTGGGCCGACCGGGTCGCTGCCCAGCTGATCAGCAATGACCCCTCCTGGGGGTACGCCAACCTCGCGGTCCGGGGGCGGAAGCTGCAGCAGGTCATCGACGGCCAGCTCGACGCCGCCGTCTCCCTCAACCCCACCCTGGTCACCTTCTACGCCGGCGGCAATGACATCCTTCGCCCCACCGTGCACCTGGACGTCCTGATGGAGCGGTACCGATGGGCCGTGGAGCGACTGGTGGAGACGGGGGGCCGCGTGGTGCTCTTCACCGGGTTCGACTCAGGCAAGGCGCCCATGTTCAAGGCAACCCGCGGCCGGACCGCCATCTACAACGAGGCGGTCCGCAAGATCGCCGCGGACCTCGGCCTTGAGCTGGTGGACTTCTGGCACATGAAGCAGCTCCAGGACTGGCGGTATTGGGACGAGGACCGCCTGCACCTGAGCATCGAAGGGCATATCCTCATGGCCAAGGAGACGCTCAGAGTCCTCGGGGAGAAGGACGAGATCGAGCTCCCCGAGATGGAGGAGCCTCCCATCAAAGCGATCCACCAGAAGGTCTACGCCGAGTTCGCCTGGACCAAGGACTACCTGGCCCCCTGGATCAGGCGCCGCGTGACCCGGAGGTCCAGCGGAGACGAACTCGATGCCAAGTACCCCACGCTCACCTCAAAGATCTGGTGAGCAAGGGCCGTGTGACCGCTGAAGGACGCTGATCACAGCACAGCGCTGAGGGTCTCATCCCAGAGCTTCAGGGCCTGGTCCACCTCGTCCTCGGTGACCACCAGAGCGGGGATGAAGCGGACGTTCTGGCCGTACATTCCGTTGGTGAGCAGCAGCAGGCCGTTTTCGGCCGCGTGCTTGTGCGCAGCCGCAGCGGCTGCGCCGTCGGGCTCGCCGTCCTTGTCGGCGAACTCCACCGAGACCATCAGGCCCAGGCCGTGGACGTCCACGACGGCGTCGAACTTCTCCCCGATCTTGCGCAGGCCTGCCTTCAGCTGCTCGCCTCGGGCGGCCGCGTTGGCCACCAGGGCCTCCTCCTCGAGCACCTCAAGGGTCGCGACGGCAGCCGCGCAGGCCACCGCGTTGGCGCCGTAGGTGCCGCCCTGGGAGCCCGGCCATGCCTTCGACATGACGGCTTCGGAGGCGGCGATCCCGGAGATCGGGAAGCCGGAGGCGATCCCCTTGGCAAACATCTGAATGTCCGGGGTCAGGCCGAAGTGCTCCTGGCCCCAGAACTTCCCGGTGCGGCCGAACCCGGTCTGCACCTCGTCGACGATCAGCAGGATGCCGTGCTTCTCGGCGCGCTCCTGCAGGCCGGCGAAGAACCGCTCGTTGCCGGGGATGTAGCCGCCCTCGCCCAGCACCGGCTCGACCAGGAACGCGGCGGTGTCCTTGGGGTGGGACTGGGTCTGCAGCACCAGATCCAGCTCCCGGAGCGCGAAGTCCGTGGCCTGCTCGGCGTCCCAGCCGTAGTGGCGGTAGTGGGAGGGGTTGGGGAACGGGGAGACGGCGACGCCGGACATCAGCGGCGAGAAGCCTGCTTTGAATTTGGTGCCGGAGGTCGTCAGCGACGCCGCTGCGACGGTCCGTCCGTGGAATCCGCCCTGGAAGACCACGATGTTGGGCCGGCCGGTGGCTTGGCGGGCCAGGCGCAGCGCAGCCTCCGCGGCCTCGGAGCCGGAGTTGGAGAAGAAGACGGAGTCCAGCCCGTTGGGCAGGACCTCACCGAGCTTGGCGGTGAGCTGCTGCAGGGGCTTGTGCATGATGGTGGTGTACTGGCCGTGGATGAGGCTGCCGATCTGCTCCTGGGCGGCTGCCACCACTTTGGGGTGGCAGTGCCCTGTGGAGGTCACGCCGATCCCGGCGGTGAAGTCCAGGTGCTTGTTTCCGGCGTCGTCGTAGATCCACACGCCCTCGGCGCGGTCGGCGACGACGGGGGTGGCCTGCTTCAGCTGCGGGGAGAGCTGCGCCATCTTGGGGCTCCTCGGAGAAGTTGAGATCGGGGTCTGCGATGCTACGGTAGCACTAGCCGTAAACTGTTAACAGTTTTTCGGCGGACAGGTTTTTCAGGACAGACCAAGGAGGCTCACCGGTGAGCGCACCCGCCGTCGCCCCAGCAGAGGCCCAGGCCGCGTCCGAGCTGCGCCGCCGCCTGCGCCAGGCCGGAGTCGCCAGTGCCGACGACTCCGCTCTGACGCGCGGGATGTACTCCGCCGACGCCAGCCTCTACCGGGTGGTCCCCCAGGTGGTGGCCCGGCCCCAGCACATCGACGAGGTCCACGCCGCCCACCAGGTCTCCCGGGAGCTCGGCGTCCCGCTGACGATGCGCGGGGCGGGCACCTCCATCGCCGGCAACGCGGTGGGGGAGGGCATCGTCCTGGACACCCGTGACCTCAAGCAGATCGTGGAGATCGACGCTGAGGCCCGCACCGCCACCGTGCAGCCAGGCGTCGTCCAGGCTGACCTGCAGCGGGCCGCCGCGCCCTACGGGCTGCGGTTCGGCCCGGACCCCTCCACGCACTCCCGGTGCACCATCGGCGGAATGATCGGCAACAATGCGTGCGGATCGCGGGCGCTGGGCTACGGACGCACCGCCGACAACATTGAGGCCGCAGCTGTCCTGTTCGGCAACGGGGAGATCGGAAGCTTCGACGCCCGCTCCGGCCGCGCGCAGGGCCGCACCGCCGAGCAGCTGCTGAGCCTCGCCGAGCGGAACCTCGGCCACATCCGCACCCATTTCGGCCAGTTCGGGCGGCAGGTCTCCGGATACAGCCTCGAGCACCTGCTCCCCGAGAACCGTGGGCGGGTGGAACGCTTCCTCGCCGGCACTGAGGGCACCCTCGGCACGGTGCTGGAGGCTACGGTGAACCTGGTGCAGGACGAGCCCGGCCGCCGTCTCATGGTGCTCGGGTTCCCCACTGTTGCGGAGGCCGCCGACGCCGTGCCGCACATCTTGGGCGCGGGCAGCGGACGGCTGATCGCCTGCGAGGGGATGGACTCCCGTCTCGTCGCGCTGGTGCGGGGAGCCGGCAAGAGAGTGCCCACCCTGCCGCGCGGAGAGTCCTGGCTGTTCGTCGAGGTGGCTGGGGAGGACGCCCCAGAGATCCTTGACCGGGTGAAGGCTGCCTCCGGGGCAGTGGGCGAGCGGCTGATCGAGGACGCCAAGGAGGCCGCCGCGCTCTGGAAGATTCGTGAGGACGGTGCCGGTCTGGCCGGCATCAGCCTGGAGACGCCGGCCCACTCCGGGTGGGAGGACGCCGCGGTCCCGCCGGAGCACCTCGGCAGCTGGATGCGGGAGTTCGAAGGGCTGATGGCCGAGTTCGGCCTGCAGGGCTACCCCTACGGGCACTTCGGCGACGGCTGCATCCACTGCCGCATCGACTTCCCCTTCCAGCAC
The sequence above is drawn from the Nesterenkonia populi genome and encodes:
- a CDS encoding GntP family permease; the protein is MNELGTSEVGALVGLAAAVALLIFFVVKTKIHAILALIIAASIAGMAAGMAPDAVIETITAGFGSTLGTIGLVIGLGVMMGRILEVSGAAEKLAYTLIRWIGKKKEEWALSVAGFIISIPIFVDSAYVILQPLVRSLAHTTGRSILTLGIALAGGLIVTHHAVPPTPGPLGAAGIFGVGIGEMIIWGVVLTIPAMLLVTIYAKVMGPRIEAMIERDTGETLSPAEAFEEFQQRADEREQELPSLFISILPILLPIVLIFINTFSTNLTDAGVLDLPEGVVSVAGFIGNPVIALLFGVLAAVYGLTRNQSRQGTIADMEKGVQAAGIILLVTGAGGALGEVLRESGSAEAIGEAVASLPLPTILIPFIIATVVRIIQGSGTVAIITSASISAPILAQVPDVNMVLAAQAASLGALFFGYFNDSFFWVVNRMLGVKNAKHQMLVWSVPTTIAWAATMVMLLIASFIF
- a CDS encoding aldolase; the encoded protein is MTEQHLRQQIVELAASLFERGFSVGSAGNVSVRTEAGYLMTPTNSSLGRLEPDRLSVLSQGWDHIAGPKPSKEVVMHQAMYQARPEAQAIVHLHSTYVTAYSCLRTEEGIPPLTPYFVMRLGQEVPTVPYYKPGAAEMLEDILAAGQRSPGVILSNHGSIVAGSSLEDAVNAAEELEVSAQLAFLLEGRPTRPLTQEQVQNLLG
- a CDS encoding SGNH/GDSL hydrolase family protein, with protein sequence MSGADELGGPFARRFVAIGDSFTEGVGDIDPSSPNGVRGWADRVAAQLISNDPSWGYANLAVRGRKLQQVIDGQLDAAVSLNPTLVTFYAGGNDILRPTVHLDVLMERYRWAVERLVETGGRVVLFTGFDSGKAPMFKATRGRTAIYNEAVRKIAADLGLELVDFWHMKQLQDWRYWDEDRLHLSIEGHILMAKETLRVLGEKDEIELPEMEEPPIKAIHQKVYAEFAWTKDYLAPWIRRRVTRRSSGDELDAKYPTLTSKIW
- a CDS encoding aspartate aminotransferase family protein, encoding MAQLSPQLKQATPVVADRAEGVWIYDDAGNKHLDFTAGIGVTSTGHCHPKVVAAAQEQIGSLIHGQYTTIMHKPLQQLTAKLGEVLPNGLDSVFFSNSGSEAAEAALRLARQATGRPNIVVFQGGFHGRTVAAASLTTSGTKFKAGFSPLMSGVAVSPFPNPSHYRHYGWDAEQATDFALRELDLVLQTQSHPKDTAAFLVEPVLGEGGYIPGNERFFAGLQERAEKHGILLIVDEVQTGFGRTGKFWGQEHFGLTPDIQMFAKGIASGFPISGIAASEAVMSKAWPGSQGGTYGANAVACAAAVATLEVLEEEALVANAAARGEQLKAGLRKIGEKFDAVVDVHGLGLMVSVEFADKDGEPDGAAAAAAHKHAAENGLLLLTNGMYGQNVRFIPALVVTEDEVDQALKLWDETLSAVL